A genome region from Pirellulales bacterium includes the following:
- a CDS encoding pilus assembly protein TadG-related protein, translated as MVTLVALLLVPFMGMVAFALDIAWIVQSRSDLQSTADAAALAGAEQLMNGFVQYSLPGQTLQSTILSTAESNAKTYAKNFASYNTAGGVSSLALNDADIQFGFTDASNNFTASPTYSGFPNTVKVTMRLDSNANGQLKLFFAPIFGVNSTPVTATAAATIFTANVVNFQATPPTTAGVLPMTMDINAWNTFIQSGVSSDGTTHAGSNGAPQMQVYPSPTGAPGNFGMLSLDDSSNSASAIKGWIDNGLGASDLATLQSANLLPLTQPTTPVWNWKGVPGFKASDLNSLTVGQNFLLPIFEPVVGTPGAAQEAASGATYQATDDSTGTATPGSGGHGSNSYYNIVEFVGVQITQLDKSSDAYIQPVAVMDPTAVYDQSSATPAGTTATLVTTFTTPKLTQ; from the coding sequence GTGGTCACGTTGGTCGCGCTTCTTTTGGTCCCGTTTATGGGAATGGTGGCGTTCGCACTCGACATTGCCTGGATCGTTCAATCTCGGAGCGACTTGCAAAGCACGGCCGACGCCGCCGCCTTGGCTGGGGCCGAGCAATTGATGAACGGCTTCGTTCAATACTCGCTGCCCGGTCAGACCCTGCAGAGCACGATTCTCAGCACCGCCGAATCCAACGCCAAGACGTACGCCAAGAACTTCGCCAGTTACAACACCGCCGGGGGAGTGAGTTCGCTCGCGCTCAACGATGCCGATATTCAATTCGGATTCACCGATGCGAGTAATAATTTCACGGCGTCGCCGACGTACTCGGGCTTTCCGAACACAGTCAAGGTGACGATGCGGCTCGACAGCAATGCCAATGGGCAACTCAAATTATTCTTTGCTCCGATCTTCGGAGTCAACTCGACTCCCGTTACGGCTACCGCCGCGGCGACGATTTTCACCGCCAATGTCGTCAACTTTCAAGCGACGCCTCCGACCACAGCCGGTGTTCTACCCATGACGATGGACATCAACGCCTGGAACACATTCATCCAATCCGGCGTTTCCAGCGACGGAACAACCCACGCGGGATCGAACGGCGCGCCGCAAATGCAGGTCTATCCCAGCCCAACCGGCGCGCCGGGAAACTTCGGCATGTTGAGCCTCGACGATTCCTCGAACTCGGCCAGCGCGATTAAAGGCTGGATCGACAACGGGCTGGGGGCCAGCGACCTCGCCACGTTGCAAAGCGCGAATCTCCTGCCATTGACGCAGCCCACTACCCCGGTCTGGAACTGGAAGGGAGTGCCGGGGTTCAAGGCCTCGGATCTGAATTCCTTGACGGTCGGACAGAATTTCTTGCTGCCCATCTTCGAACCTGTGGTGGGAACGCCCGGGGCGGCTCAGGAAGCTGCCAGCGGGGCGACTTACCAGGCGACGGACGACAGCACCGGAACGGCCACGCCCGGCAGCGGCGGCCACGGTTCAAACTCCTACTACAACATCGTGGAGTTCGTTGGCGTGCAGATTACTCAATTGGATAAATCGAGCGATGCCTACATTCAGCCGGTTGCGGTGATGGATCCGACGGCGGTCTACGATCAATCGTCG
- a CDS encoding TadE/TadG family type IV pilus assembly protein, with product MSGTRSTLSPSADARSDLRRACSAESGANSARRGRRCRAAASAPRRGIAAVEFAVLAPFLAMLVLGTFELTRGIMVKQLLNDAARKACRTGIQPQKANSDVTAEVNNILSDNGIPAADATITIQVNGATADCSTAKQNDKITVKVAIPTSDTFWAGEYFLNSTSIESDSVAMLRQN from the coding sequence ATGTCTGGAACAAGAAGCACCTTGAGTCCCTCGGCGGACGCCCGAAGCGATCTGCGACGGGCTTGCTCGGCAGAATCCGGTGCAAATTCCGCGCGCCGCGGCCGACGATGCCGCGCGGCCGCGTCGGCCCCACGCCGCGGGATCGCGGCCGTCGAGTTCGCGGTGCTGGCCCCCTTTTTGGCGATGCTCGTGCTCGGGACGTTCGAACTCACACGCGGCATCATGGTCAAGCAATTGCTTAACGATGCCGCCCGCAAGGCCTGCCGCACGGGCATTCAGCCGCAGAAGGCCAATAGCGACGTGACTGCCGAAGTCAATAACATTCTGTCGGACAATGGGATTCCGGCCGCCGACGCCACGATCACGATCCAGGTCAACGGCGCCACGGCCGATTGCAGCACCGCCAAGCAGAACGACAAGATCACCGTCAAGGTCGCGATTCCAACGAGCGACACGTTCTGGGCGGGGGAGTATTTCTTGAATTCAACTTCGATCGAGTCAGACAGCGTCGCCATGTTGAGACAGAACTAA
- a CDS encoding TadE family protein, which yields MPATTSHLGSRAPAEHGRGRKPSTRQGTTAVEFAFVGPIVFLLFFGVLELGRGLMTVHLLTNAARAGCRSGIIEGTSTASITTAVKQSLTGVGVSAETINVQVNDGSTDASNSKAGDEITVKASIPASSISWMPFQQFLGGMTLSGQYTLRRE from the coding sequence ATGCCAGCGACCACTTCTCATTTGGGTTCTCGCGCCCCGGCCGAACACGGTCGCGGGCGAAAGCCCTCAACTCGCCAGGGCACTACCGCCGTCGAATTCGCATTCGTCGGACCAATCGTGTTTCTGCTATTTTTCGGTGTCTTGGAGTTGGGCCGCGGACTGATGACCGTGCATCTTCTGACGAACGCGGCGCGGGCCGGATGCCGCTCGGGAATCATCGAAGGGACGTCGACCGCCTCGATCACCACGGCCGTCAAGCAGAGCCTAACGGGGGTCGGCGTCAGCGCCGAAACCATCAATGTGCAGGTGAACGACGGCTCGACGGACGCGTCCAACTCCAAAGCAGGCGATGAGATTACCGTGAAAGCCTCGATCCCGGCCAGCTCGATAAGCTGGATGCCGTTTCAGCAGTTCCTGGGCGGTATGACGCTCTCCGGCCAATACACTTTGCGCAGAGAGTGA